The following proteins are encoded in a genomic region of Nicotiana sylvestris chromosome 4, ASM39365v2, whole genome shotgun sequence:
- the LOC104224997 gene encoding transmembrane 9 superfamily member 3, translating to MEKKRTMAWYVVVLLIVSCASPVRSDGSDHKYKAGDPVPLYANKVGPFHNPSETYRFFDLPFCAPDHVKEKKEALGEVLNGDRLVSAPYKLDFMYDKDSEIVCKKKLSKEEVAQFRSAVAKDYYFQMYYDDLPIWGFLGKVDKEGKSDPSEYKYYLFKHLHFEIFYNNDRVIEINARTDPNALVDITEDKEVDVEFMYSVKWKETKTPFDKRMEKYSQSSSLPHHLEIHWFSIINSCVTVLLLTGFLATILMRVLKNDFVKYAHDEEAADDQEETGWKYIHGDVFRYPNYKSVLAAALGSGTQLFTLTIFIFLLSLVGVFYPYNRGALFTALVVIYALTSGIAGYTASSFYCQLEGTNWVRNLLLTGGLFCGPLFLTFCFLNSVAIAYSATAALPFGTIVVIFLIWALVTSPLLVLGGIAGKNSKAEFQAPCRTTKYPREIPPLPWYRGTLPQMAMAGFLPFSAIYIELYYIFASVWGHRIYTIYSILFIVFIILIIVTAFITVALTYFQLAAEDHEWWWRAFLCGGSTGLFIYGYCLYYYYARSDMSGFMQTSFFFGYMACICYGFFLMLGTVGFRAALFFVRHIYRSIKCE from the exons ATGGAGAAGAAGAGGACGATGGCGTGGTACGTCGTCGTTTTGCTGATTGTCAGCTGTGCATCGCCGGTGAGATCAGACGGTTCAGATCACAAGTACAAAGCCGGAGATCCGGTTCCTCTTTATGCTAACAAGGTCGGTCCTTTCCATAATCCAAg TGAAACATACCGGTTCTTCGATCTTCCCTTTTGTGCTCCGG ACCATGTGAAGGAGAAAAAGGAAGCTCTTGGTGAGGTCTTGAATGGTGATCGATTGGTCAGTGCCCCTTACAAGCTTGACTTTATGTACGACAAGGACTCAGAAATAGTTTGCAAGAAGAAGCTGTCGAAGGAAGAAGTTGCTCAATTCCGCAGTGCTGTTGCTAAAGACTACTACTTCCAAATGTATTATGATGACTTGCCCATTTGGGGTTTCTTAGGGAAAGTTGATAAGGAAGGAAAATCTGACCCCAGCGAGTACAAATATTACCTGTTTAAACATCTCCATTTTGAGATCTTTTACAACAATGATCGTGTGATTGAGATCAATGCACGAACTGATCCTAATGCCCTTGTAGATATCACAGAGGATAAGGAGGTTGATGTTGAATTCATGTACTCTGTAAAATGGAAAGAGACAAAAACACCTTTTGATAAGAGGATGGAGAAGTACTCACAGTCTTCATCGTTGCCACATCACCTGGAAATTCATTGGTTCTCAATTATCAATTCCTGCGTGACAGTTCTTCTCTTAACTGGTTTTCTTGCCACAATTCTTATGCGGGTTCTTAAGAATGACTTTGTCAA GTATGCACATGATGAGGAGGCAGCTGATGACCAAGAAGAAACTGGGTGGAAATACATCCATGGTGATGTTTTTAGGTACCCGAATTACAAATCCGTGTTGGCTGCAGCACTTGGTAGTGGTACCCAGCTATTTACACT GACCATCTTtattttccttctctcccttGTTGGTGTTTTCTATCCATACAACCGCGGAGCTTTATTCACAGCATTGGTCGTCATATATGCTCTCACATCTGGAATTGCAGGCTATACCGCTTCCTCTTTCTATTGCCAGCTAGAAGGGACAAACTGG GTCAGGAATTTGTTATTGACTGGAGGCTTGTTTTGTGGACCCCTGTTTCTCACGTTCTGTTTCCTTAACAGTGTAGCAATTGCATACAGTGCCACTGCTGCACTGCCTTTTGGAACTATTGTGGTCATCTTTCTAATATGGGCTCTTGTAACGTCACCTTTGCTTGTACTGGGAGGGATAGCTGGAAAGAACAGCAAGGCTGAATTCCAAGCTCCTTGTCGAACCACCAAATACCCAAGAGAGATCCCACCATTACCTTGGTACCGCGGAACACTACCTCAGATGGCAATGGCTGGATTTTTGCCTTTCAGCGCCATATATATCGAACTTTACTATATATTTGCAAGTGTTTGGGGTCACAGGATCTACACAATATACAGCATCTTATTTATAGTCTTCATTATTCTTATAATTGTCACTGCTTTTATAACTGTGGCATTGACATACTTTCAACTCGCTGCTGAAGATCATGAATGGTGGTGGAG GGCCTTCCTTTGTGGTGGATCAACTGGACTCTTCATCTACGGCTACTGCTTGTATTACTATTATGCCCGTTCTGATATGTCCGGCTTCATGCAAACCTCATTCTTCTTTGGATACATGGCTTGCATCTGCTACGGTTTCTTTCTCATGCTTGGGACTGTTGGTTTCCGCGCAGCCCTATTTTTTGTCCGTCACATATACCGGTCAATCAAGTGCGAGTAG
- the LOC104224996 gene encoding pre-mRNA splicing factor SR-like 1, producing MAEIKTSGRPIDQLLEKVLCMNILSSDYFRDLLRLKTYHEVIDEIYNQVDHVEPWMTGNCRGPSTAFCLLYKFFTMKLTVKQMHGLLKHPDSPYIRAVGFLYLRYLADFKTLWAWYEPYLKDDEEFSPGSSGRMTTMGVYVRDLFLGQYYFDTLLPRIPVPVMRTAVANLEKMNLPTKPSGSIGDSSRGSEETSRRPPSVKASLSVSFGQRAPHRASTRDSSPIRRTIAPPPYDKDGADDLRRSPSIRRSQSRDISDRENSERDRGRDREREKERPRDRDRDRDRDRYRDRDQERERERGRDRDRDKRYDYERDRERDRDRRYDYDRDRGRDRDRRYDYDRSSRERSRRDYERSRSRSRSRSHSRSLHDQGTSLDQQRTPPRDESKEKKAASSNLAKLKDLYGDLGSQKENVGGERAPNRDTSTEEVIRLGGSWR from the exons ATGGCTGAGATTAAGACTTCTGGGAGGCCGATCGACCAATTGCTGGAGAAGGTTCTGTGCATGAACATTCTCTCTTCGGATTATTTCAGAGACCTATTGCGCCTGAAAACTTATCACGAAGTGATTGATGAAATTTATAATCAAGTTGACCATGTGGAACCATGGATGACTGGCAACTGTCGTGGTCCTTCAACAGCCTTCTGCCTTCTCTACAAGTTCTTTACGATGAAACTTACTGTCAAGCAAATGCATGGCCTGTTAAAGCATCCAGATTCTCCTTACATTAGAGCT GTTGGGTTCCTTTATCTGAGATATCTTGCTGATTTTAAGACATTATGGGCTTGGTATGAGCCTTATCTCAAAGATGATGAG GAATTCTCTCCTGGATCCAGTGGCCGAATGACCACAATGGGCGTATATGTGCGTGACTTATTTCTCGGACAG TATTATTTTGACACACTATTACCCCGGATTCCTGTTCCTGTTATGCGGACAGCAGTTGCCAATCTCGAAAAAATGAATCTGCCGACCAAACCCTCTGGTTCGATCGGGGACTCTAGTCGTGGATCTGAGGAAACCTCCCGTCGGCCACCTTCTGTCAAAGCTTCCCTTTCAGTGTCTTTTGGTCAGCGTGCACCTCATCGTGCATCAACTAGAGATTCATCTCCCATCCGACGTACAATCGCACCACCACCCTATGATAAGGATGGTGCAGATGATTTAAGACGGTCCCCCAGCATCCGCCGGAGTCAAAGTCGTGATATATCTGACCGAGAGAATTCCGAAAGGGACAGGGGCCGAGACAGAGAGAGGGAGAAGGAAAGGCCTAGGGACAGAGACCGTGATAGGGATAGGGATCGATATAGGGACCGGGACCAGGAAAGAGAAAGGGAGAGGGGCAGGGATCGGGATAGAGATAAGAGGTATGATTATGAGAGAGATCGTGAAAGGGATAGAGACAGGAGGTATGATTATGACAGAGATCGGGGAAGGGATAGAGACAGGAGATATGATTATGATAGAAGTTCAAGAGAAAGAAGCAGAAGAGACTATGAAAGGAGCAGGAGCCGGAGTAGGAGTCGAAGCCACAGCCGAAGTTTGCATGATCAAGGGACCAGTCTTGATCAACAGCGAACTCCACCTAGAGATGAAAGCAAGGAAAAGAAGGCTGCATCTAGCAATCTTGCCAAGCTTAAAGATCTATATGGTGACTTAGGCAGTCAAAAGGAGAACGTAGGCGGCGAGAGGGCTCCAAACAGGGATACAAGTACTGAGGAGGTTATCAGACTTGGTGGTTCGTGGAGGTAG